A stretch of the Archangium violaceum genome encodes the following:
- a CDS encoding adenylate/guanylate cyclase domain-containing protein — MARRPSDSTVARFEVARANQEQVLAESAQRGERVVSLVRLALVVLVMLSQGVVARMSGELLPKDPLRLVGSLLYTGLAIVITLNLYTQKPNRRQAMWRPVAVTVMDCGFFGFLAWRVVSVTGEFRPQMLAAGCAVVIAFSVARYSWLHVLMSTVMASATYVLENWWVGGFSFAQVSFVLGCYITLGLLIGWANTAVSSMFLGLRRRDNLSRFLPRQVVERVLHHGDEALAPVQREVTILFSDIRDFTSLSESLPPRAVLELLDDYFGHMGQIVMGHGGIVNKFLGDGMLACWGVPDGDANHAVHAMQAALDMRKKLEELNAWREQRGEPPLRIGVGLHTGVVAAGMLGGAEQHEYTVIGDAVNLASRVEGLTKVLGVDILVSESTWRAGGGRFHGERISEERVKGRREAVVVYSLKGRASSEQELMPPPRPARLASSL; from the coding sequence GTGGCGCGTCGCCCGAGTGACAGTACGGTGGCTCGGTTCGAGGTGGCCCGGGCGAACCAGGAGCAGGTGTTGGCGGAGAGCGCGCAGCGCGGGGAGCGCGTGGTGTCGCTGGTGCGACTGGCGCTGGTGGTCCTGGTCATGCTGAGCCAGGGCGTTGTCGCGCGGATGTCGGGCGAGCTGCTGCCGAAGGATCCACTCCGGCTGGTGGGCTCGCTGCTCTACACGGGCCTCGCCATCGTCATCACGCTGAACCTCTACACGCAGAAGCCCAACCGGCGCCAGGCGATGTGGAGACCGGTGGCCGTCACGGTGATGGACTGTGGCTTCTTCGGCTTCCTGGCGTGGAGGGTCGTCTCCGTGACGGGGGAGTTCCGTCCGCAGATGCTGGCGGCGGGCTGCGCGGTGGTGATTGCCTTCTCGGTGGCGCGCTACAGCTGGCTGCACGTGTTGATGTCCACGGTGATGGCCTCGGCGACGTACGTGCTGGAGAACTGGTGGGTGGGAGGGTTCTCCTTCGCGCAGGTGAGCTTCGTGCTCGGCTGCTACATCACGCTCGGGCTGCTCATCGGGTGGGCGAACACGGCGGTGAGCAGCATGTTCCTGGGGCTGCGGCGGCGCGACAACCTCTCGCGCTTCCTGCCGCGACAGGTGGTGGAGCGGGTGCTGCATCACGGGGACGAGGCGCTGGCGCCGGTGCAGCGCGAGGTGACCATCCTCTTCAGCGACATCCGGGACTTCACCTCGCTGAGCGAGTCACTGCCGCCCCGGGCGGTGCTGGAGTTGCTGGACGACTACTTCGGGCACATGGGGCAGATCGTCATGGGGCACGGGGGCATCGTGAACAAGTTCCTGGGGGACGGGATGCTGGCGTGCTGGGGCGTGCCGGACGGGGATGCGAATCACGCGGTGCACGCGATGCAGGCGGCGCTCGACATGCGCAAGAAGCTGGAGGAGCTCAACGCGTGGAGGGAGCAGCGAGGGGAGCCGCCCCTGCGCATTGGCGTCGGGCTGCACACGGGGGTGGTGGCGGCGGGGATGCTGGGCGGGGCGGAGCAGCACGAGTACACCGTCATCGGTGACGCGGTGAACCTGGCCTCGCGGGTGGAGGGACTGACGAAGGTCCTGGGGGTGGACATCCTGGTGAGCGAGAGCACCTGGAGGGCGGGCGGAGGCCGGTTCCACGGCGAGCGCATCTCCGAGGAGCGGGTGAAGGGGCGCCGGGAGGCGGTGGTGGTGTACTCGCTGAAGGGCCGCGCGTCGTCGGAGCAGGAGCTCATGCCCCCTCCGC